The Pochonia chlamydosporia 170 chromosome 3, whole genome shotgun sequence genome contains the following window.
AGTATTTAACTAACAGCATCTAGTCAACGACCCTGCTCCTATTCCCACTCCATCCGCCGCCCACGGCTCCTACCACTGGACATTCGAGCGTCTCCTCGCCGCTGGTCTCGTCCCCTTAACCATCGCTCCCTTCGCCTCCGGCTCCCTCAACCCCACCATGGACGCGATCCTCTGCTCTGCCGTCCTCATCCACTCCCACATTGGATTCCAGTCCGTCATCATCGACTACATCCCCAAGAAGCGATACCCCGGTCTGCGCAAGCTGTTCTGGTGGGGACTGAATGCTGCCACGATAACCGTCGGTATTGGTCTGTACGAGTTCGAGACGAATGACGTTGGTGTTACCGAGGCTATCAAGCGGGTTTGGAAGGCATAGATGTAGGAAATATTGACCAGTGTTTTTTCGCGTCAATGGAAGAGGGTGGGGGAAGTGTGTACAGATGAGTGAGGGTAGAAAATTGGGTGGCTCTGTTTGGGAATGTGCGCTAGGGACGGATTTGAGAGCCCACGCACGTGTATAGATGTTTGTTCGTTAACAGGAAACGGAATCTATTCCCTTTGTTTATGCTTTGGATTTCAATGAGTTGCTGTGTTGGCCTCGTGGGGATTATCGTGGCTTGTGATACACTGGATAACATGCGGAATCAGAGAGCGATACACACAGCTCAACGGTTAAAGGAGTCCACCAAATCGCTCAAAGCCGCCATCAAACGCCAATGCCACGGCCAAGTCTCGTCACAGAGACAATTTCAGCTCGGCCATATTTATGTCACATCCGGTCGTATAATCGGAGTCGGTTCATTTGCACGGGGTATTATTCATTCTCAAGTAAGGCTAACTCTGCTACCGTGATTTACCAGCTTCAATTGCTAGGCTTTAAGTCAGTTCGCACTATAGTCTGACGCGGTTTTCGTTCCTCATTAAGACCAATTTTGCTATCGTGTTGCTCAACGTTCAGGTTGGCTGCTCTGTTGTTTTAGGGTATGGTGTTGGACAATACCCGTGTCTTGCAAAGTAAGAGCCGTTTACAATGTTGTTATCTGTATTAAATGGTCAAGGTGGGCATCTCCTGACCACCTATACGGTCCATCTCAGGTGTTGGGGGGCGCAGGTTCTCAACCTTGGTGCAGATCCAACAACTGGCATACATATTGACACGGTCAATGCATGCGCCGTCGATTCTGCCGCCATGGCGCTTGGCAGTGAAGCCATGGGCCTCAAACACCTTGACGTACCATGGGGTCAGGGCAGAGGTACGCAGCATAACACGGCCACCCATCTTGAGGGCACGGTTCAGCTTGGTAATCTGAGCCGCGGCCGCTGGAGAGCCAGGATCGAACCAATCCATGCTGTCCATGACAACAGCGACGGTTAGGGTTCCGGGGCTGATGCGGGCAATGACCTCTTCAAGTTCATCTGTATGAATGCGGAGACTGTCCAAAGCACCCGGCTTGGAGAGCTTGGCATGAACTTCAGGAGAGAGGTAGTGTGGGTGGCAGTTGCGAGAGAATTGGCCCGCCAGGCAGACATAGTAGTATGGGTTGTCCTTGGCAAGATGTGTTTCCTCCGCAACAGGGTCCAAGGTATTTACCATGTAGTGCCAAATAGCGTGAGATCGAGTGTTCTTCGCGACTGGTTTGTCGCCCTTCACGAGGTCAGATTCGGCATGGTCCTTCTCAATCATGGCGAGTTGATTCTTGGGTACGCCGAGCGCCGTCCAAAGAAAGCTTTCTTGAGCAACAACGAGGTTGCAGACAAGTTTGGATAGCAGGGCCGGTCGGATCTTCTGCCGCCAGATTTCTCGCTGTTCGTTCAGAGTCTTGGCTTCGAGAAACTTCTTCACAGTGCCTTGAAGTCCAAAGAGTCGGGATACCCAGCGCATGGCCCGGATGGCATGGCGAGAACCGCCAGTGTCATACAACCCATAACCGCGCTCTTGTTCTGGAAGACATGGGTGTTGTTGAGCCAGAATTGGAAAGCTCTCGCTGACAAGTGAGGTGACAatttggtgatgagaatCTCGCGGAAGTTTGCGTGCTTGCCCTCGCCGAATATCTTCCAGAAATCGTCATATGACAGAGCAGTATAAGAAGCAGCCTTCAGTTCCAACAAATGGTTTTGGGTCGGGTTGAGGTCAACTGCATGAACACGAGCCGGGCTCTGGGCAAGGTAAGAAAGAATGTTGTCACCAGCAGAGCTAATTGCCAACACTTTGTCATCGGGGCCGAGCTTTAGAATGCGTTCGTCAACCCGAGCATCCTCCCAGGTAAAAGCATAGATGTACTCGTCATTGAATTGAGTGTGCTTCTGCAGCTGATCGTCATAGTAAATGCGCCAGTGGTGGTTCTGGTAAAAGAATGATGGGAGAGGCAAGTTGGCAGACAAGTTTTGCACAGCCGTAATAAAGGCCTTGGAGCGGATCTCTGGAGCAGATCTCTCAATTGCCCGAGTCAGAGCATCGCCCTGGTTGACCGGGTACAGATACGGGGACTCCGTGGCCAGCGCGTCAATGCGCTCAATAATCTCATGGGGAAGACTGGAAGGCGAGAAAGGCTTCTTGTGGCAACCGACCCATACATAGTATGGAATATAACCCAAAGCTTTGTTGCGctcgttgatgttgaggactGTTCCAAACTTATACTCGAG
Protein-coding sequences here:
- a CDS encoding cytochrome b, succinate dehydrogenase small subunit, CybS (similar to Metarhizium robertsii ARSEF 23 XP_007823651.1), which encodes MASIVRPSLLRQSALAARSGVAARSAIAMRAAAFHSSSKKSAILPPGPQRIEGGVNDPAPIPTPSAAHGSYHWTFERLLAAGLVPLTIAPFASGSLNPTMDAILCSAVLIHSHIGFQSVIIDYIPKKRYPGLRKLFWWGLNAATITVGIGLYEFETNDVGVTEAIKRVWKA
- a CDS encoding betaine lipid synthase (similar to Pyrenophora tritici-repentis Pt-1C-BFP XP_001938865.1), with amino-acid sequence MASHGGNLLPFGIDLHVQPIYAGLAIAVLGGIALSRLSSRSKADDDEAPGLLQSFFLFFYSSFIKPHQGDSKTSQQDALESFYKKQAGAYDSTRKVLLRGREDMLGLVVAQLKSKAEQATAAGKNQKKRIWVDIGGGTGWNIEAMGRFVNVPEFFSSVYLVDYSPSLCEVARKRFDRLGWKNVTVVCEDARKFRLENYETGMSPAQNPLRSPVLSYFKQQRPEHGGADLVTMSYSLSMIPDYYSVIDSVISLLSPHGIFGVVDFYVQNGVDFSFRNYTGGAVGRHVNALSRMFWRAWFDLDRVGLEPSRRDYLEYKFGTVLNINERNKALGYIPYYVWVGCHKKPFSPSSLPHEIIERIDALATESPYLYPVNQGDALTRAIERSAPEIRSKAFITAVQNLSANLPLPSFFYQNHHWRIYYDDQLQKHTQFNDEYIYAFTWEDARVDERILKLGPDDKVLAISSAGDNILSYLAQSPARVHAVDLNPTQNHLLELKAASYTALSYDDFWKIFGEGKHANFREILITKLSPHLSARAFQFWLNNTHVFQNKSAVMGCTVKKFLEAKTLNEQREIWRQKIRPALLSKLVCNLVVAQESFLWTALGVPKNQLAMIEKDHAESDLVKGDKPVAKNTRSHAIWHYMVNTLDPVAEETHLAKDNPYYYVCLAGQFSRNCHPHYLSPEVHAKLSKPGALDSLRIHTDELEEVIARISPGTLTVAVVMDSMDWFDPGSPAAAAQITKLNRALKMGGRVMLRTSALTPWYVKVFEAHGFTAKRHGGRIDGACIDRVNMYASCWICTKVENLRPPTPEMDRIGGQEMPTLTI